From a single Nicotiana tomentosiformis chromosome 2, ASM39032v3, whole genome shotgun sequence genomic region:
- the LOC104088555 gene encoding uncharacterized protein isoform X1, with the protein MARRPLSHRILTWDNRETDFSGEPAINVSDTIFSFLDEEGQGSSLESVNDDVNYVEDENEEKENSENVEDNQFWETQHQLLQSVLCRTTSLESQLRSITKETIKEAKHSAENGCSNCSCKMVNSGCHNCLMKEVCSRLQNAGFNSAICKSKWKSSPDIPSGEHTFTDVVDNSNPKKGEVRVIIELNFRAEFEIAKASEEYNQLVKCLSEVFVGKIERLMSVIKILCNAAKKCMKEKKMHMGPWRKQKYMQAKWLKTSERVTAKPQLSADEYYSSRLPRPKTSMLTVDLLENFPSLHSTAVEVV; encoded by the exons ATGGCTAGGAGACCTCTAAGTCACCGGATTTTGACGTGGGATAACCGGGAAACTGATTTTTCCGGCGAGCCTGCAATTAATGTTTCTGACACAATTTTTAGCTTTCTCGATGAGGAGGGTCAAGGTTCATCACTAGAAAGTGTGAATGATGATGTTAATTATGTTGAAGATGAAAATGAGGAGAAAGAAAACTCTGAAAATGTTGAAGACAATCAGTTCTGGGAAACTCAACATCAACTTTTACAA TCTGTATTATGCCGGACGACGTCATTAGAGTCACAGCTTCGAAGCATTACTAAAgaaacaataaaagaggcaaagCACTCTGCAGAAAATGGTTGCTCTAATTGCAGCTGTAAAATGGTCAATAGTGGCTGCCACAACTGTCTCATGAAAGAGGTATGTAGTCGTCTCCAAAATGCAGGTTTCAACTCTGCGATTTGCAAGTCTAAATGGAAGAGCTCACCAGATATTCCCTCAG GTGAACACACATTCACAGACGTGGTGGACAATTCTAACCCTAAAAAAGGAGAAGTGAGGGTTATTATTGAATTAAATTTTCGAGCCGAGTTTGAAATAGCCAAAGCAAGCGAAGAGTACAATCAACTCGTGAAATGCCTATCAGAAGTCTTTGTTGGAAAAATTGAAAGATTAATGTCAGTAATCAAGATTTTGTGCAATGCTGCTAAGAAATGCATGAAGGAGAAGAAAATGCATATGGGGCCATGGCGGAAGCAAAAATACATGCAAGCTAAGTGGCTTAAAACATCAGAACGTGTGACTGCTAAACCTCAATTATCAGCTGACGAATATTATTCAAGCCGATTGCCACGGCCGAAGACATCCATGCTTACTGTTGATTTGTTGGAAAATTTTCCAAGTTTACATAGTACTGCTGTTGAAGTGGTGTGA
- the LOC104088555 gene encoding uncharacterized protein isoform X2, which yields MARRPLSHRILTWDNRETDFSGEPAINVSDTIFSFLDEEGQGSSLESVNDDVNYVEDENEEKENSENVEDNQFWETQHQLLQSVLCRTTSLESQLRSITKETIKEAKHSAENGCSNCSCKMVNSGCHNCLMKEVNTHSQTWWTILTLKKEK from the exons ATGGCTAGGAGACCTCTAAGTCACCGGATTTTGACGTGGGATAACCGGGAAACTGATTTTTCCGGCGAGCCTGCAATTAATGTTTCTGACACAATTTTTAGCTTTCTCGATGAGGAGGGTCAAGGTTCATCACTAGAAAGTGTGAATGATGATGTTAATTATGTTGAAGATGAAAATGAGGAGAAAGAAAACTCTGAAAATGTTGAAGACAATCAGTTCTGGGAAACTCAACATCAACTTTTACAA TCTGTATTATGCCGGACGACGTCATTAGAGTCACAGCTTCGAAGCATTACTAAAgaaacaataaaagaggcaaagCACTCTGCAGAAAATGGTTGCTCTAATTGCAGCTGTAAAATGGTCAATAGTGGCTGCCACAACTGTCTCATGAAAGAG GTGAACACACATTCACAGACGTGGTGGACAATTCTAACCCTAAAAAAGGAGAAGTGA
- the LOC104088554 gene encoding L-type lectin-domain containing receptor kinase VII.1-like codes for MNQDLKTLLLYLLITILFSSIQSVSAIDFVFNGFKPSDISLYGNATIESRILTLTNDSTFSIGRALHPSKIVTKAPNSSQVLPFSTSFIFAMAPFKDRLPGHGIVFLFVPQTGIDGTTSSQNLGFLNFTNNGNPDNHVFGVEFDVFKNQEFNDINDNHVGIDVNSLASVFAHEAGYWPDKYNKFSDDGSLNEESFETLKLNNGRNYQVWIDYADFHINVTMAPVGMKRPKQPLLDLPLNLSQVFMEEMYVGFTASTGDLAQGHKILAWGFSNSNFSISDALITQGLPSFGLPKDPVHRSKGFIAGITVSLLFLIVVTAVVSLFLIKRNRRMKREREDMEDWELEYWPHRISYQEIDAATKSFADENVIGIGGNGKVYKGVLAGSSEVAVKRISHESSEGARQFLAEISSLGRLKHRNLVSLRGWCKKDRGSLILIYDYMENGSLDKRLFECEVTNMLSFEDRIRILKDVASGVLYLHEGWEAKVLHRDIKASNVLLDKDMNARLGDFGLARMHDHGQVANTTRVVGTVGYLAPEFVKTGRASTQTDVFGYGVLVLEVMCGRRPIEEEGKPPLLDWLWELMRRGELINAFDRRLRINQDFNEEEALRVLQLGMICASMDHKGRPTMRQVVKFFERNSEVDESEAEDMDVYLLESLRSNTMLSNFSLSLSHGSHPTFEEIREGCKEEWLVFDHHSA; via the exons ATGAACCAAGACCTAAAAACTCTTCTTCTCTACCTGCTGATAACTATACTATTTTCTAGTATTCAATCAGTTTCAGCTATTGATTTTGTCTTCAATGGCTTTAAACCATCAGATATATCACTGTATGGGAATGCTACAATTGAATCTCGAATACTTACTCTTACAAATGACTCAACTTTCTCAATTGGCAGAGCTCTACACCCTTCAAAGATTGTCACAAAAGCACCTAATTCATCCCAAGTTCTTCCCTTTTCAACATCTTTCATATTTGCAATGGCTCCTTTTAAGGATAGGCTACCAGGACATGGCATAGTTTTCTTGTTTGTGCCACAAACAGGTATTGATGGTACTACTTCTTCACAGAATTTAGGTTTTTTGAACTTCACAAATAATGGGAATCCTGATAATCATGTTTTTGGGGttgagtttgatgttttcaagaaTCAAGAATTCAATGACATAAATGATAACCATGTTGGAATTGATGTCAATTCTCTTGCATCAGTCTTTGCTCATGAAGCTGGCTATTGGCCTGATAAGTACAATAAGTTTAGTGATGATGGTAGCTTAAATGAAGAGTCTTTCGAGACTTTAAAGTTGAATAATGGAAGAAATTACCAAGTTTGGATTGACTATGCAGATTTCCACATTAATGTGACTATGGCACCAGTTGGTATGAAAAGGCCTAAGCAACCTTTGTTGGATCTTCCCCTCAATCTTTCTCAGGTTTTTATGGAAGAGATGTATGTGGGGTTCACTGCTTCCACTGGAGATCTTGCTCAAGGTCACAAGATTTTAGCTTGGGGTTTTAGTAACTCAAATTTTTCGATAAGTGATGCTTTGATCACGCAGGGGTTGCCTTCATTTGGGCTGCCTAAAGATCCAGTTCATCGATCGAAGGGATTCATTGCAGGTATTACAGTGTCACTTTTGTTTCTTATTGTGGTCACTGCTGTAGTTTCATTGTTTCTCATAAAGAGAAATAGGAGAATGAAAAGGGAAAGAGAGGATATGGAAGATTGGGAATTGGAATATTGGCCACATAGGATTAGTTATCAAGAAATTGATGCTGCAACAAAGAGTTTTGCTGATGAAAATGTGATTGGAATTGGAGGTAATGGGAAGGTATATAAAGGGGTTTTGGCTGGGAGTTCAGAGGTTGCAGTAAAGCGCATTTCTCATGAAAGCAGTGAAGGGGCAAGGCAATTCTTGGCTGAGATTTCAAGTCTTGGTAGGCTAAAGCATAGAAATTTGGTGTCACTAAGAGGTTGGTGCAAGAAAGACCGAGGCAGCCTGATTTTGATTTATGATTATATGGAAAATGGGAGCTTGGATAAAAGGCTGTTTGAATGTGAAGTGACAAACATGTTGAGTTTTGAAGACAGAATTAGGATTTTGAAAGATGTGGCATCAGGAGTTCTATACTTGCATGAGGGATGGGAGGCAAAAGTGTTACATAGGGATATTAAGGCTAGCAATGTTTTACTTGACAAGGACATGAATGCAAGACTAGGTGATTTTGGTCTAGCCAGAATGCATGATCATGGTCAAGTGGCTAACACGACTCGAGTTGTTGGCACAGTAGGTTACTTGGCACCAGAGTTTGTCAAGACGGGCCGTGCCTCTACACAAACTGATGTGTTTGGATATGGAGTTTTAGTTTTGGAGGTGATGTGTGGAAGGAGGCCTATAGAGGAGGAAGGCAAGCCCCCTTTATTGGATTGGCTGTGGGAACTAATGAGACGAGGCGAATTGATTAATGCCTTTGATCGTCGATTAAGGATCAATCAGGATTTTAATGAAGAGGAAGCCTTAAGAGTATTGCAATTAGGCATGATATGCGCGAGCATGGACCATAAAGGTAGGCCAACCATGAGACAAGTAGTGAAATTCTTTGAAAGGAACAGTGAGGTTGATGAATCTGAAGCTGAGGATATGGATGTTTACCTTCTGGAGAGTTTGAgatctaataccatgttgtccaATTTTTCCTTAAGTTTGAGCCATGGTTCGCACCCAACATTTGAAGAAATTAGAGAAG GCTGCAAAGAGGAATGGTTGGTTTTTGATCATCACTCTGCTTGA